In a single window of the Gossypium hirsutum isolate 1008001.06 chromosome A13, Gossypium_hirsutum_v2.1, whole genome shotgun sequence genome:
- the LOC107894121 gene encoding equilibrative nucleotide transporter 3 isoform X1, translating into MELPDEASKRLEGKHTAMVVCWFLGNGCLFSWNSMLTIEDYYVFLFPNYHPSRVLTLVYQPFALGTLAILAYHEAKINTRRRNLFGYILFFLSSLAILVVSSLAIYLVHDRFTLRMATEACSLILRNYHANVQGGMVGDLSYMRPEFIQSYVAGLAASGVITSALRLITKAAFENSQGGLRKGAILFFAISSFFEFLCVLLYAYIFAKLPVVKYYRSKAASEGSKTVASDLAAGGIQALPETDDVESKNQERLSNKELLLQNIDYAIDMFLIYALTLSIFPGFLSEDTGKHSLGSWYALVLISMYNVWDLIGRYIPLIKPLKLESRKALTTVIISRVLLVPAFYFMSKYGDQGWMIMLTSILGLSNGYLTVCVLTSAPKGYKGPEQNALGNLLVLFLLGGIFAGVTLDWLWLIGKGW; encoded by the exons ATGGAGCTCCCTGATGAAGCTTCTAAAAGGCTTGAG GGGAAGCACACAGCAATGGTTGTGTGTTGGTTTCTTGGAAATGGCTGCCTCTTTTCTTGGAACAGTATGCTGACAATAGAAGATTACTATGTTTTTTTGTTTCCG AATTATCACCCATCAAGGGTCCTTACTCTTGTTTATCAGCCATTTGCACTTGGAACACTTGCAATACTGGCTTACCATGAGGCAAAAATAAACACTAGAAGAAGGAACTTATTTGGATATATACTGTTTTTCTTAAGTTCCCTTGCAATTTTAGTTGTAAGTTCCCTTGCAATTTATTTGGTACATGATAGGTTTACATTGAGAATGGCAACTGAAGCCTGCTCTCTCATCCTCAGAAACTATC ATGCTAACGTGCAAGGTGGAATGGTTGGAGATCTCTCTTACATGAGACCTGAATTTATTCAA tCATATGTTGCTGGTTTGGCTGCATCGGGGGTTATAACCTCTGCTTTGAGGTTAATCACAAAAGCAGCATTCGAGAATTCGCAGGGCGGTCTTCGCAAAGGAGCCA TTCTCTTCTTTGCCATCTCTTCATTTTTCGAGTTTCTCTGTGTTCTTCTCTATGCATATATATTTGCAAAATTACCTGTTGTGAAGTACTATCGCTCAAAGGCAGCCTCTGAAGGATCTAAAACCGTTGCATCTGACCTTGCTGCTGGTGGCATTCAAGCATTACCCGAAACT GATGATGTAGAGTCCAAAAACCAAGAAAGGCTGAGCAACAAAGAGTTACTACTTCAGAATATTGATTATGCAATTGACATGTTCCTGATATATGCGCTGACACTATCTATTTTTCCTGGATTCTTGTCTGAAGATACCGGCAAACACAGTTTAGGAAGCTG GTATGCGCTTGTTTTGATATCAATGTATAATGTTTGGGATCTTATTGGGAGATACATTCCACTCATAAAACCTTTGAAGCTGGAATCAAGGAAAGCTCTGACAACGGTGATAATTTCTCGTGTTTTACTTGTCCCGGCATTTTATTTCATGTCCAAATACGGTGATCAAGGCTGGATGATCATGCTAACTAGCATCTTAGGCTTAAGTAATGGTTACCTCACCGTATGCGTCCTTACATCTGCACCCAAGGGATACAAGGGACCTGAGCAGAATGCATTGGGGAATTTGCTTGTTTTGTTTCTCCTAGGAGGTATCTTTGCAGGGGTCACACTTGACTGGTTATGGCTCATAGGCAAGGGATGGTAA
- the LOC107894121 gene encoding equilibrative nucleotide transporter 3 isoform X2: MELPDEASKRLEGKHTAMVVCWFLGNGCLFSWNSMLTIEDYYVFLFPNYHPSRVLTLVYQPFALGTLAILAYHEAKINTRRRNLFGYILFFLSSLAILVLDLATSGKGGLGTFIGICIISGVFGVADANVQGGMVGDLSYMRPEFIQSYVAGLAASGVITSALRLITKAAFENSQGGLRKGAILFFAISSFFEFLCVLLYAYIFAKLPVVKYYRSKAASEGSKTVASDLAAGGIQALPETDDVESKNQERLSNKELLLQNIDYAIDMFLIYALTLSIFPGFLSEDTGKHSLGSWYALVLISMYNVWDLIGRYIPLIKPLKLESRKALTTVIISRVLLVPAFYFMSKYGDQGWMIMLTSILGLSNGYLTVCVLTSAPKGYKGPEQNALGNLLVLFLLGGIFAGVTLDWLWLIGKGW, from the exons ATGGAGCTCCCTGATGAAGCTTCTAAAAGGCTTGAG GGGAAGCACACAGCAATGGTTGTGTGTTGGTTTCTTGGAAATGGCTGCCTCTTTTCTTGGAACAGTATGCTGACAATAGAAGATTACTATGTTTTTTTGTTTCCG AATTATCACCCATCAAGGGTCCTTACTCTTGTTTATCAGCCATTTGCACTTGGAACACTTGCAATACTGGCTTACCATGAGGCAAAAATAAACACTAGAAGAAGGAACTTATTTGGATATATACTGTTTTTCTTAAGTTCCCTTGCAATTTTAGTT TTAGATTTAGCTACGTCTGGTAAAGGAGGACTTGGAACTTTCATAGGAATTTGTATCATCAGTGGTGTTTTTGGGGTTGCAGATGCTAACGTGCAAGGTGGAATGGTTGGAGATCTCTCTTACATGAGACCTGAATTTATTCAA tCATATGTTGCTGGTTTGGCTGCATCGGGGGTTATAACCTCTGCTTTGAGGTTAATCACAAAAGCAGCATTCGAGAATTCGCAGGGCGGTCTTCGCAAAGGAGCCA TTCTCTTCTTTGCCATCTCTTCATTTTTCGAGTTTCTCTGTGTTCTTCTCTATGCATATATATTTGCAAAATTACCTGTTGTGAAGTACTATCGCTCAAAGGCAGCCTCTGAAGGATCTAAAACCGTTGCATCTGACCTTGCTGCTGGTGGCATTCAAGCATTACCCGAAACT GATGATGTAGAGTCCAAAAACCAAGAAAGGCTGAGCAACAAAGAGTTACTACTTCAGAATATTGATTATGCAATTGACATGTTCCTGATATATGCGCTGACACTATCTATTTTTCCTGGATTCTTGTCTGAAGATACCGGCAAACACAGTTTAGGAAGCTG GTATGCGCTTGTTTTGATATCAATGTATAATGTTTGGGATCTTATTGGGAGATACATTCCACTCATAAAACCTTTGAAGCTGGAATCAAGGAAAGCTCTGACAACGGTGATAATTTCTCGTGTTTTACTTGTCCCGGCATTTTATTTCATGTCCAAATACGGTGATCAAGGCTGGATGATCATGCTAACTAGCATCTTAGGCTTAAGTAATGGTTACCTCACCGTATGCGTCCTTACATCTGCACCCAAGGGATACAAGGGACCTGAGCAGAATGCATTGGGGAATTTGCTTGTTTTGTTTCTCCTAGGAGGTATCTTTGCAGGGGTCACACTTGACTGGTTATGGCTCATAGGCAAGGGATGGTAA